The following nucleotide sequence is from Mycobacterium sp. Z3061.
CCTGGGCTTCCGACCAGGCCAGCGCGGGTTGCATTGCCGACACCGGAGCCGCGGCGGGCACGTCCTGGAATTCCTCCACGGGGGGCGGTTCCGGCGCCGCAGCCAACGGCGCGGGCGGCGCGGCCGGCGTCAACGTCGTCGCGCTCACGTCGGCGGGGCCGCGCGCCGCGCGCAGCGCACCACCGATGGCGGCGGTCAATTGCGGGCGCGGCGTCGTGATCACCGGCACTCCGAACCGACCGGACAGCGAGGTGGTCACCGCCGGGATGTTGGCGCCGCCCCCGAAAGTGACGATCGCGACCAGGCCGGTTGCGTTGCGGCGCAACGATTCTTCGAGGACCTCCATAACCCCGGCCAGCGAACCGCGGATCGTCTCCTCGAGTTCGTTGCGGGTCAGCCGGATCTCCCCGCGCAGTCCCGGCACCTCTTCGGCGAGTGTGGTCGCCGTCGTCGCGGAGAGCCGCTCCTTGGCGGCGCGGCAGGCGGCGCGCAGCCGCGTCAACGAACCGATCGCCGCGGTGGCCGACGGGTCGAAGGAGCCCGTGGCCGGCATCTCGGACATGACGTAGCTCAGCAGCGACTGGTCGATCAGGTCGCCGGAGAAGTCGTGATGCCGGACGGTGGGGCCCAGCGGCTGGTAGTCGGCGCCGGCGTCGACCAGGGTGATGCTGGTTCCGCTGCCGCCGAAATCGCACACCGCGACGGTTCCGCGCGCCGGAATACCCGGGTTGGCCCGCACCGCGAACAACGCGGCCGCCGCGTCGGGGATCAAGGTGACCGGCGTGGCCTGGTGCGACCATTCCGACACCCGGCTCACCGCGCCGCCCAATGCGTCGACCGCCGTCGGCGCCCAGTGGGCCGGATAGGTCACCGCGACGTTGTCTGGCAGCGCGCGGCCCCCGGTGGCCGCGTAGGCCAGCGCCCGCAACCCGTCGGCGACCAGGGCTTCGCTGCGGTGCACCGAACCGTCGGCCGCCACGATGCCGACCCGGTCGCCCACCCGGTCGACGAAGTCGGTAATCACCAGACCGGGCTCGTCCAGCCGGGGATTCTCTGAGGGGATCCCGACCTCGGGCGGACGCTGCCGGTACAGGGTCACGACGGGTTTGCGGGTGAGGGCATGGTCGGGCGTGACGGCGGCGAGGTTGGTGGCACCGATCGACAGGCCCAGCGCGGGCCTAGCTCCATCTGCCATCTGGACTCACCCCCGTGTCCCCCGACTCATTTTCTCGGTAAAACCTATAGGCATTCTCAGTATCGGCTATGCGCCGACTGTATGAGCGCTGGTCAGCGGATCGTACCCGCGCCCGGGATGAGTGGCAGATCCAGCGCGGTGACCCAGCCCGGGGACAGCTCGTTGACCGCCGGAACGGCGTTGAGCGCCCGCAGGCCGGTGGCCAGGCATCCGGCGGCCGCGGCATCCCGGCCCGAGCCGTCGGTGAAACGGAACGCGGTTTCCTGGAAGATGCTGGGCGTGCCTTCGATGTCCACCCGGTAGACGTCGTTGTCGTGGCCCGTCGGCCAGTCCGGGGCGGCGTCGAGCCCGATGCGGTTGACGTGCTCGAGCTGGATCCGCGTCTCGCCCTGGTAGAGCCCGTTGATGGTGAACCGGACGGCGGCGACGTTGCCCGCCTTGATGACGCCCTTGGCCGACTTGCGGTCAGTGGGCGTCACCCACTTGTCCCAGGTGGTGGTCATCTCGTCGAGCATGATGCCGGCGGCGTGCGCGATCATCGGCACGGTGGCGCCCCACGCGAAGATCAGCACGTCGCGGTTTTCCAGCATCGGGCTGAACTCGGGTTCACGGCCGATGCCCATTTCCCGCTCGTAGTCGCCCTCGTAGTTGGTGTAGTCCAGCAACTCGGAGGCGCGTACCCGCTTCACTTCCGAGCACAGGCCCATCAGGGTCATCGGGAACAGGTCGTTGGCGAAGCCGGGGTCGATGCCGGTGGTGAAACACGACGCCTCCCCCAGCTCGCAGGCCTGGGTGATGGGGGCAATCCAGTTGGGCGGGTTCTGCGGCATGGTCGGCCAGATCCACGGCGTCATCGCCGTCGAGCACACATCGATACCGGCGCGCAGGAAGCGGGTGATCAGCGAGATGTTGTCCTTGGCGTGCATCGCGGTCGGTCCGTAGTGCACCAATGCGTCGGGTTTGAGCGCGATCAGCGCGTCGACGTCGTCGGTGGCGGTGACGCCGACCGGTTCATCCAGGCCGCAGATCTCACCGACGTCGCGGCCCACCTTGTCCGGGTTGCTGACACCGACACCCACCAACTCGAAGAGCGGGTGCTTGACGATCTCCGGGATCACCATCCGGCCCACGAAGCCGGTGCCCCACACCACCACTCGCTTAACGCCACTCTGCGTCATCGATCAGCCACCTCTTTCGGTTATCCGCTTCACCCTAAGCGTGCGGCGAAGTGACATCTAGCATCAGACCGTACGAGCGGTACCGGGACTGACTCTGGTGTGGCGCCGCGGGTGATGACACGATGACAACCATGACCAGTCGTCGTGCAGCTTCGATCCTGATTGCCACCGGCACCGCCTTCGGCGCCACCTACGGTGTGGCGCACGCGGATCCTTTCCTTCCCCCGGGCGCATTCCCCCAGGTTCACTACGAAGTCACCGGCACCGGCATGGCCGAGTACATCTCGTACCAGACCCAGCACGGTCAGCAGCGAGCGGTGAATGTGCCGCTGCCGTGGTCGACGGACTTCCAGGGCTTCGGTGGCCAGGTCTACGTGCTGAGCGCGCAGGGGCAGGGCACCATCGCCTGCAAGATCGTGGTGGACGGCAACGTGGTCAATGACGCGCACTCGACGGGGACGCCCGGACACACGATGTGTTCGCACTGACGCGGTCTCGCACTGAGGCGGCCTAAGCTCGCCGGTGGCACCTCCTCAACGATGAGGAGGCAAAGGAGGATGCATGGACCTCAAGACTGACGCGCGATCGGGACTCAGGCCGAGGGCGAACGGGACGCCTCCGCCCGAGATACCGCTGGCCGACATCGCGCTGGGCTCGCTGGATTTCTGGGCACTCGACGACGACTACCGCGACGGCGCCTTCGCCACCTTGCGGCGCGAAGCGCCCATCTCGTTCTGGCCCGCGATCGAAATGGAAGGGTTCACCGGGGGCAACGGGCACTGGGCGCTGACCAGGCTGGACGACGTGTTCTTCGCCAGCCGCCATCCGGAGGTGTTCAGCTCGAGCCCCAACATCACCATCAACGATCAGACACCGGAACTGGCCGAGTACTTCGGGTCGATGATCGTGATGGACGATCCGCGGCACCAGCGGCTGCGTTCCATCGTCAGCCGGGCGTTCACGCCGAAGGTAGTGGCCCGCATCGAGGCCTCGGTGCGCGATCGCGCCCACCAGCTGGTGACCTCGATGATGGCCAACCACCCCGATCGGCAGGCCGACCTGGTCAGCGAGATCGCCGGGCCGCTGCCGTTGCAGATCATCTGCGACATGATGGGCATCCCCGAAGAAGACCACCAGACGATCTTCCACTGGACCAACGTGATTCTCGGCTTCGGCGACCCCGACCTGGCCACCGATTTCGGTGAGTTTCTTCAGGTTTCGATGGACATCGGCGCCTATGCGACCAAGATGGCCGAGGACCGTCGCAGTTCGAGCGCGGATCATCACGACGACCTGACCACCGCGCTGGTGCAGGCCGAGGTGAACGGCGAGCGCTTGTCGTCGTCGGAGATCGCGATGTTCTTCATCCTGCTGGTGGTGGCCGGCAACGAAACCACCCGCAACGCGATCAGCCACGGGGTGCTGGCGCTGTCCCGCTTCCCCGAGGAACGGGACAAGTGGTGGGCGGACTACGACGGCCTGGCCCACACGGCGACCGAGGAGATCGTGCGGTGGGCCTCACCAGTGGTGTACATGCGGCGCACCCTGACCCGTGACTTCGAGCTCAGCGGCACCAAAATGGCTGAGGGCGACAAGGTTTCGCTGTGGTACTGCTCGGCCAACCGGGACGAGGCGAAGTTCGCCGACCCGTGGCGGTTCGACGTGGCGCGCAACCCCAACCCGCATGTCGGGTTCGGTGGCGGCGGTGCGCACTTCTGCCTCGGGGCCAACCTGGCCCGCCGCGAGATCCGGGTGGTGTTCGACGAGTTGCGCCGCGAGATGCCGGAGATCGTAGCGACGGCAGAGCCCCGGCGGCTGCTGTCGCAGTTCATTCACGGCATCAAGGTGCTGCCGGTCACCTGGTGAGGTCGTAGACGATCAGCACCCGCGGGTAGACCGTCAGCCACTGCGGTGGTTGCGGAATCCGTTGCACACTAACGGCTTTCGTGGCGAGCCAGGCCAGTGCCTGGCGGTACTCGTCGAGGCGCGCCGGGCGGAACGGGTAGCGGTGGTGGTGGGCGAACGCCCGCACCTGCGCCTGCAACGCGAGCTTGCCGACCAGCCCCTCGGGCATGTCCTCGAACACCAGGATGCGTCTGCGCGCGACGCGTTCGCATTCGGCGGTCAGCCTGACCGGGTCCTGGCTGTGGTGCAGCACCTCGCTGAGGATGACGTGGTCGAACGAATTGTCCGGGAAAGGGATTGAGGTGCCGTCGAATTCGGTGAACGGGATGTCGGTCTTGCGGAAGTCCCTGACGTCGATGCCTTTCGGCGCCACCCCGTACATGTCGCGCAGATAGACCGACAGCAGCCCGGTGCCGCAACCGACGTCCAACACGCTGTCGCCCTCTGCGACGTACCCCTTGAGGGCTCTAGCCTTTTCGCGGGCTTGCTCGTGTAACCGTGCGGCGGGCTGCATGACATGCTGGGCTTCGGAGAGGCGGCGGCGGAACATCTCGGCCAAAACTAGCACGGTGACCTTGGCAGCGATTGCGCGTGGAAGGAGGCGCCGTGAACGTCAGGCGTATTGCGTTCGCGTGCATGGTGGGGACCACCGTCGAGTTCTACGACTTCTACATCTACGGCACCGCCGCGGCTTTGACGTTCCCCACCGTCTTCTTCCCGAACCTGAGCCCGGCCCTGGCGACGGTCGCCTCAATGGGGACATTCGCCGCCGCTTTCGTGTCACGGCCACTGGGCGGAGCGGTGTTCGGTCACTTCGGCGATCGGATCGGGCGCAAGAAGACGCTGGTCGCGACGTTGCTGATCATGGGTTTGTCCACCGTGGCAGTCGGTCTCACCCCGGGTGCGGCGACGATCGGTGTGGCGGCGCCGCTGACCGTGCTGATGCTGCGCCTGT
It contains:
- a CDS encoding Hsp70 family protein, producing the protein MADGARPALGLSIGATNLAAVTPDHALTRKPVVTLYRQRPPEVGIPSENPRLDEPGLVITDFVDRVGDRVGIVAADGSVHRSEALVADGLRALAYAATGGRALPDNVAVTYPAHWAPTAVDALGGAVSRVSEWSHQATPVTLIPDAAAALFAVRANPGIPARGTVAVCDFGGSGTSITLVDAGADYQPLGPTVRHHDFSGDLIDQSLLSYVMSEMPATGSFDPSATAAIGSLTRLRAACRAAKERLSATTATTLAEEVPGLRGEIRLTRNELEETIRGSLAGVMEVLEESLRRNATGLVAIVTFGGGANIPAVTTSLSGRFGVPVITTPRPQLTAAIGGALRAARGPADVSATTLTPAAPPAPLAAAPEPPPVEEFQDVPAAAPVSAMQPALAWSEAQDESRVMPAVSSGSGSGSGYTAARPQMKFEHEERPEPERKASPIPWYRLPAVIIISTIVAVLLVGTAVAIGLTSHGSKGTKSPGVNTTPRSSAPAATESPSPEPPPASTPEPAPTTQAPAPPPQTQAPAPVQTTQAPPPTTEAPAPVTTTVPPPVTTQPPVTTQPPVTTAPPVPQIPQLPGPANPNPPAPPAIPQLPQIPGLPQIPGIGHVPKVG
- a CDS encoding dihydrodipicolinate reductase, translated to MTQSGVKRVVVWGTGFVGRMVIPEIVKHPLFELVGVGVSNPDKVGRDVGEICGLDEPVGVTATDDVDALIALKPDALVHYGPTAMHAKDNISLITRFLRAGIDVCSTAMTPWIWPTMPQNPPNWIAPITQACELGEASCFTTGIDPGFANDLFPMTLMGLCSEVKRVRASELLDYTNYEGDYEREMGIGREPEFSPMLENRDVLIFAWGATVPMIAHAAGIMLDEMTTTWDKWVTPTDRKSAKGVIKAGNVAAVRFTINGLYQGETRIQLEHVNRIGLDAAPDWPTGHDNDVYRVDIEGTPSIFQETAFRFTDGSGRDAAAAGCLATGLRALNAVPAVNELSPGWVTALDLPLIPGAGTIR
- a CDS encoding MmpS family transport accessory protein, with the translated sequence MTSRRAASILIATGTAFGATYGVAHADPFLPPGAFPQVHYEVTGTGMAEYISYQTQHGQQRAVNVPLPWSTDFQGFGGQVYVLSAQGQGTIACKIVVDGNVVNDAHSTGTPGHTMCSH
- a CDS encoding cytochrome P450; translated protein: MDLKTDARSGLRPRANGTPPPEIPLADIALGSLDFWALDDDYRDGAFATLRREAPISFWPAIEMEGFTGGNGHWALTRLDDVFFASRHPEVFSSSPNITINDQTPELAEYFGSMIVMDDPRHQRLRSIVSRAFTPKVVARIEASVRDRAHQLVTSMMANHPDRQADLVSEIAGPLPLQIICDMMGIPEEDHQTIFHWTNVILGFGDPDLATDFGEFLQVSMDIGAYATKMAEDRRSSSADHHDDLTTALVQAEVNGERLSSSEIAMFFILLVVAGNETTRNAISHGVLALSRFPEERDKWWADYDGLAHTATEEIVRWASPVVYMRRTLTRDFELSGTKMAEGDKVSLWYCSANRDEAKFADPWRFDVARNPNPHVGFGGGGAHFCLGANLARREIRVVFDELRREMPEIVATAEPRRLLSQFIHGIKVLPVTW
- a CDS encoding class I SAM-dependent methyltransferase; translation: MFRRRLSEAQHVMQPAARLHEQAREKARALKGYVAEGDSVLDVGCGTGLLSVYLRDMYGVAPKGIDVRDFRKTDIPFTEFDGTSIPFPDNSFDHVILSEVLHHSQDPVRLTAECERVARRRILVFEDMPEGLVGKLALQAQVRAFAHHHRYPFRPARLDEYRQALAWLATKAVSVQRIPQPPQWLTVYPRVLIVYDLTR